A window of the Bacteroides thetaiotaomicron VPI-5482 genome harbors these coding sequences:
- a CDS encoding GyrI-like domain-containing protein, which yields MNINSETKYCQTCGIPLDIDYTNLKADQNEEYCDYCLKNGVKLYDFSMDYLIYLWGLFPEEYYKEVGIRHTSSELREIMSRRLPEIKRWKQKINTAHIQYELVIRVQEYINCHLFDDLDSEKLSQIVCISKYHFRRLFKAVCGDSLGNYIQRLRLEYIAFKLISTNVSVSEILSQINYQNKHTLSRAFKNYFNCSIPEFRKRHSNACSEGKNPIQIEPSIERVPHTRIAYLKLERTHHVSHSFSVLWKQVLQFSESYGLLSKGCKYVSLTLDYPFITLEEQSRFMVGVTLPQSFKIPKGFGVYEVPAGEYAIFRFKGLYHELNRVYRYIYLDWLPANDYSLREPFTFETYINTPEKTPVSELITDIYIPVKKKEI from the coding sequence ATGAACATCAATTCTGAAACAAAATATTGCCAGACTTGCGGGATACCTTTGGATATTGATTATACCAATCTGAAGGCGGACCAAAATGAGGAATATTGTGATTACTGTCTGAAAAATGGAGTTAAACTGTATGACTTCTCAATGGATTATCTTATCTACCTTTGGGGACTTTTTCCCGAAGAATACTATAAAGAGGTCGGCATACGCCATACTTCGTCGGAGTTGAGAGAAATTATGTCCAGACGGTTACCTGAAATTAAAAGATGGAAGCAAAAAATTAATACCGCTCACATACAATATGAATTGGTGATCAGAGTTCAAGAATATATCAATTGTCATTTATTTGATGACCTTGATTCTGAAAAGTTATCCCAAATTGTATGCATTTCCAAGTATCATTTCCGCCGACTTTTTAAAGCTGTTTGCGGTGATAGCCTTGGGAATTACATCCAACGATTAAGATTGGAGTACATTGCTTTTAAGTTAATATCCACCAATGTAAGTGTCTCCGAAATTCTTAGTCAAATCAATTATCAGAATAAACATACTCTTTCAAGGGCATTCAAAAACTATTTTAATTGCTCTATACCTGAATTTCGTAAAAGACATTCAAATGCCTGTTCTGAAGGTAAGAATCCAATACAGATTGAACCAAGTATTGAAAGAGTGCCTCATACACGGATTGCATATTTAAAATTAGAGAGAACACATCATGTCAGCCATAGTTTTTCAGTTTTATGGAAACAGGTGCTACAATTTTCTGAAAGCTATGGATTATTATCAAAAGGATGTAAATATGTAAGCCTGACTCTTGATTATCCTTTTATCACGCTTGAAGAACAAAGTCGTTTTATGGTTGGAGTAACATTACCACAATCATTTAAAATTCCGAAGGGGTTCGGTGTTTATGAAGTTCCTGCGGGTGAATATGCTATATTTCGTTTTAAAGGACTATATCATGAACTGAATAGGGTATATCGTTATATTTATCTTGATTGGCTACCTGCAAATGATTATAGCTTGCGAGAACCATTTACTTTTGAGACTTATATCAATACACCCGAAAAAACTCCGGTTTCGGAACTAATCACAGATATTTATATCCCTGTCAAAAAGAAAGAAATATGA
- a CDS encoding epoxyqueuosine reductase, which translates to MNKEVENELKKSRVDFVHFVDISKLTNKQNRGLPCAILIGIAINPKFVKDVFNNPDYKPVLEDEYVKTENRVGEVTDELAEFLVSKGYKALSQSDAGLLAEGVFNFETKESVLPHKTVAQLSGLGWIGKNNLFITPEYGAAQCLGTVLTDAPLETVPYAPISPKCGNCNICRDICERKVLKGTTWNITISRDDIIDVYGCSTCLKCLVHCPWTQKYVNFKSRLLQP; encoded by the coding sequence ATGAATAAAGAAGTAGAGAATGAATTGAAAAAGTCAAGGGTAGATTTTGTTCATTTCGTAGATATATCCAAGTTGACCAATAAGCAGAATAGAGGTTTGCCATGTGCTATATTAATAGGAATCGCAATAAATCCGAAGTTTGTAAAAGATGTATTTAATAATCCTGATTATAAACCTGTTCTTGAAGATGAGTATGTAAAAACTGAAAATAGAGTGGGAGAAGTAACAGACGAGTTAGCTGAATTTCTTGTCAGCAAAGGGTATAAAGCTCTTTCACAATCTGATGCGGGACTTTTGGCAGAAGGTGTGTTTAATTTTGAAACGAAGGAGTCGGTTTTACCTCACAAAACAGTAGCGCAACTTAGTGGATTAGGATGGATTGGGAAAAACAATCTGTTTATTACTCCTGAATATGGTGCAGCGCAATGTCTTGGTACTGTTTTAACTGATGCACCGTTAGAAACTGTACCGTATGCCCCTATTTCCCCGAAGTGTGGTAATTGTAATATTTGTAGGGATATATGCGAAAGAAAAGTATTGAAAGGAACCACCTGGAATATAACAATCTCAAGAGATGATATAATTGATGTATATGGATGCAGTACCTGTTTGAAATGTCTTGTGCATTGTCCTTGGACGCAGAAATACGTAAACTTTAAAAGCAGGCTTTTACAGCCATAG
- a CDS encoding IS4-like element ISBthe3 family transposase, with the protein MVVHQSAIVNQFSKEHKEKMGAYRFLNNSSVSSDAILSGLIHTCCKNASGRQHLLCIQDTSEINYEAHVERMKKKTASPGIVGQKQCGTFLHPVLVVDASSHIPIGFSSVKQWNRSPAALSREERNYRYQPIEEKESYRWIESGMAASEQMPRDAVKTIIGDREADIFELFSRIPTDNVHLLIRSVHERNCRLDDPDCSVHLNTLMEQAVLRAEYSFEVLPGSGRKKRVACMELRFERVTLCAPVNGPAKGSPPVSLYCIHVKEKSSSTPVNESPIEWRLLTTHVVETVEQAIECIGWYRCRWLIEELFRVLKRKGFMIEDAQLETVSALQKLILISLQAALQVMVLKLSFDKEDEKLSSEIYFTSKEIALLHIVGKKSEGNTKIQQNPYKKESMAWAAWIIARLGAWSAYKSQSIPGYITFKNGLDRFYTQFELYELIS; encoded by the coding sequence ATGGTTGTCCATCAAAGTGCTATAGTGAATCAATTTAGTAAGGAACATAAAGAAAAGATGGGTGCTTATAGATTTTTGAACAATTCCTCAGTCAGCTCTGATGCTATCTTATCAGGTCTGATACACACTTGCTGTAAGAATGCTTCCGGTCGTCAGCATTTACTGTGTATTCAAGATACCTCGGAGATAAACTATGAGGCTCATGTTGAGCGAATGAAGAAAAAAACAGCCAGTCCCGGCATTGTCGGTCAAAAGCAATGTGGTACTTTTTTGCATCCTGTCTTGGTAGTGGATGCCTCCAGTCATATTCCTATAGGCTTTTCTTCGGTTAAGCAGTGGAATCGCTCACCGGCTGCTTTAAGTCGTGAAGAACGTAATTACAGATATCAGCCTATAGAAGAAAAAGAGTCATATCGTTGGATAGAAAGTGGAATGGCTGCCAGTGAGCAAATGCCCCGGGATGCAGTTAAAACGATCATCGGTGACCGTGAAGCGGACATTTTCGAGCTTTTCAGCCGTATCCCTACTGATAATGTTCACTTGCTGATACGTTCTGTTCATGAAAGGAATTGCCGGTTGGATGATCCAGACTGTTCTGTCCATCTGAATACATTAATGGAGCAGGCTGTTCTACGGGCAGAGTATAGCTTTGAAGTGCTCCCGGGAAGCGGACGTAAGAAACGGGTAGCGTGCATGGAACTTCGCTTTGAAAGAGTCACCTTGTGCGCTCCTGTTAACGGTCCGGCAAAGGGCAGTCCCCCTGTTAGTCTTTATTGCATACATGTTAAAGAAAAATCTTCCAGTACACCGGTAAATGAGAGCCCTATTGAATGGAGACTGCTAACTACACATGTGGTGGAGACTGTAGAACAAGCAATTGAATGTATCGGTTGGTATCGTTGTAGATGGCTGATTGAAGAGTTGTTCAGAGTGCTCAAAAGAAAGGGATTCATGATTGAGGACGCACAGTTGGAAACAGTTTCGGCATTACAAAAACTAATCTTAATTTCCTTGCAGGCAGCCCTGCAGGTGATGGTACTCAAACTTTCTTTTGATAAAGAAGATGAAAAACTCTCTTCAGAAATCTACTTTACAAGCAAAGAAATAGCATTATTACATATAGTAGGAAAAAAGAGTGAGGGAAATACAAAAATACAGCAAAATCCATATAAAAAAGAATCAATGGCATGGGCAGCATGGATTATTGCAAGGTTAGGAGCATGGAGTGCATACAAGAGCCAGTCCATTCCAGGATATATTACCTTTAAGAATGGACTGGATAGATTTTATACACAGTTTGAACTGTATGAGTTAATCAGCTAA
- a CDS encoding alpha-L-rhamnosidase: MNKKQLILLCMLAAGGSIQAQQWPDAPAEARPGTRWWWLGSAVDEKNLTYNLEEYARAGMGAVEITPIYGVQGNDANDIQFLSPRWMEVLKHTQAEGKRTGIEIDMNTGTGWPFGGPEVSIEDAASKAIFQTYDIEGGQEIVQDINVTDKKQQPYSVLSRVMAYDENGRCINLTSHVRKDKLVWKAPAGKWKVIALYNSKTRQKVKRAAPGGEGYVMNHLSKTAVKNYLSRFNRAFKSSKTSYPHTFFNDSYEVYQADWTEDFLDQFARRRGYKLEEHFPEFLDENRPEISRRIVSDYRETISDLLLENFTRQWTDWAHKNGSITRNQAHGSPANLIDVYAAVDIPECEGFGLSQFHIKGLRQDSLTKKNDSDLSMLKYASSAAHIAGKPYTSTETFTWLTEHFRTSLSQCKPDMDLMFVSGINHMFFHGTPYSPKEAEWPGWLFYASINMNPTNSIWHDAPSFFDYITRCQSFLQMGKPDNDFLIYLPVYDMWDEQPGRLLLFSIHHMAKLAPKFIDAIHRINNSGYDGDYISDNFIRSTRFKDGQLITSGGTGYKALVVPAAHLMPNDVLAHLLKLAQQGATIVFLENYPTDVPGYGQLEQKRKTYQQTLQKLPSVSFSETTVTPVGKGKIITGTDYARTLASCNIPQEEMKTKFGLQAIRRVNDSGHHYFISSLQDKGVNDWVTLGTKAKAAALFNPMTGECGEAKVRQAGEQTQVYLQLKSGESVILQTYQQPLQAARPWKYIQEQPFSLSLDHGWKLHFAESEPKIKGTFDIDRPCSWTGIDHPAAKINMGSGVYSLDIELPALQADDWVLDLGDVRESARVRINGQEAGCAWAVPYQLRVGHLLKSGKNHIEIEVTNLPANRISELDRQGVQWRKFKEINIVDLNYRPANYGHWAPMPSGLNSEVRLIPVDYLSFKTH; this comes from the coding sequence ATGAACAAGAAACAACTGATACTCCTCTGTATGCTCGCAGCAGGTGGAAGCATACAAGCGCAACAGTGGCCGGATGCTCCGGCAGAAGCCCGTCCCGGCACCAGATGGTGGTGGCTGGGAAGCGCTGTCGATGAAAAGAACCTGACTTACAATCTGGAAGAATACGCACGTGCCGGCATGGGCGCCGTAGAAATCACTCCCATCTATGGTGTACAGGGCAATGACGCCAACGATATTCAGTTCCTTTCTCCCCGCTGGATGGAAGTCCTCAAACACACACAGGCGGAAGGAAAACGCACCGGCATCGAGATCGATATGAACACCGGAACGGGATGGCCCTTCGGAGGACCGGAAGTCAGCATCGAAGACGCGGCAAGCAAAGCCATCTTCCAGACTTATGATATAGAAGGAGGCCAGGAAATCGTGCAAGATATCAATGTGACAGACAAGAAGCAACAACCTTATTCTGTCTTAAGCCGCGTAATGGCATACGACGAAAACGGACGCTGCATCAACCTTACTTCCCATGTCAGGAAAGACAAACTGGTATGGAAAGCCCCTGCCGGAAAATGGAAAGTGATAGCGCTGTATAACAGCAAGACACGTCAGAAAGTGAAACGTGCCGCCCCCGGAGGGGAAGGATACGTAATGAACCATCTTTCCAAGACTGCCGTCAAGAACTATCTCTCCCGATTTAACCGTGCTTTCAAAAGTAGTAAGACGAGTTATCCGCATACATTCTTCAACGACTCTTACGAAGTCTATCAGGCAGACTGGACAGAAGACTTTCTGGATCAGTTCGCCCGCAGACGGGGATATAAACTGGAAGAACATTTTCCGGAGTTTCTGGATGAAAACCGTCCGGAAATCAGCCGCCGCATCGTATCCGACTATCGGGAGACGATCTCCGACTTATTGCTGGAGAACTTCACCCGCCAATGGACGGACTGGGCACACAAGAATGGCAGCATCACCCGTAATCAGGCACACGGATCGCCTGCCAACCTGATCGATGTCTACGCAGCCGTAGACATCCCCGAATGTGAAGGATTCGGTTTGTCCCAATTTCATATCAAAGGATTACGTCAGGATTCATTAACCAAAAAGAATGATTCAGACTTGTCGATGCTGAAATATGCCTCTTCTGCCGCCCATATCGCCGGGAAACCTTATACTTCTACCGAAACATTTACCTGGCTGACGGAGCATTTCCGCACTTCTTTATCGCAATGCAAACCGGATATGGACCTGATGTTCGTCTCCGGCATTAATCATATGTTCTTTCACGGCACTCCTTATTCGCCGAAAGAAGCCGAATGGCCGGGATGGTTGTTTTACGCCTCTATCAATATGAACCCGACGAACAGTATCTGGCACGATGCCCCTTCGTTCTTCGATTATATCACCCGTTGCCAGAGTTTCCTGCAAATGGGTAAACCGGATAATGATTTCCTTATTTATCTGCCTGTCTATGATATGTGGGATGAGCAACCGGGACGTTTGCTGCTATTCAGCATTCATCACATGGCCAAGCTCGCCCCGAAATTTATAGATGCCATCCACCGTATCAATAACAGCGGATATGACGGAGACTATATCTCGGACAACTTTATCCGCAGCACCCGTTTCAAAGACGGGCAGTTAATCACTTCCGGCGGAACCGGTTACAAAGCACTGGTCGTACCCGCCGCCCATTTAATGCCGAATGACGTTCTGGCTCATCTGCTGAAACTGGCACAACAGGGAGCCACGATCGTATTCCTCGAAAACTATCCGACGGACGTACCGGGATACGGTCAACTGGAACAGAAGCGCAAGACTTATCAGCAGACGCTGCAAAAGTTACCTTCCGTTTCATTCTCCGAAACAACGGTTACTCCGGTAGGCAAAGGTAAGATTATTACAGGTACGGATTATGCACGTACTTTGGCAAGTTGTAATATTCCTCAGGAAGAAATGAAAACCAAGTTCGGACTGCAAGCCATCCGCAGAGTGAACGATAGCGGGCACCATTACTTTATCTCTTCTCTCCAAGATAAAGGAGTGAATGATTGGGTGACACTGGGAACCAAAGCCAAAGCTGCCGCCCTCTTCAATCCCATGACAGGCGAATGCGGAGAAGCAAAGGTACGCCAGGCCGGAGAACAGACACAAGTCTACCTCCAACTGAAATCCGGCGAATCGGTGATTTTGCAGACTTATCAACAGCCGCTGCAAGCTGCCCGCCCCTGGAAATATATTCAGGAACAACCGTTCAGCCTCAGCCTGGATCATGGCTGGAAACTACACTTCGCCGAAAGCGAACCGAAGATAAAGGGTACGTTTGACATCGACCGCCCTTGCTCATGGACAGGCATCGACCATCCGGCAGCCAAGATTAACATGGGCAGCGGTGTTTATTCATTGGATATCGAATTGCCCGCTCTGCAAGCCGATGACTGGGTACTCGACTTGGGAGACGTACGCGAAAGTGCCCGTGTCCGGATCAACGGGCAGGAAGCGGGCTGCGCATGGGCAGTACCTTACCAGCTACGAGTAGGTCATCTGCTGAAATCAGGAAAAAACCACATCGAGATAGAAGTCACTAACCTCCCTGCCAACCGGATATCTGAACTGGACAGGCAGGGAGTGCAGTGGCGCAAATTTAAAGAGATCAATATTGTCGATCTGAATTATCGTCCAGCCAACTATGGTCACTGGGCTCCCATGCCTTCGGGATTAAATAGCGAGGTCCGGCTGATTCCGGTAGATTATTTATCTTTCAAGACACACTAA
- a CDS encoding rhamnogalacturonidase yields MKRIYLLLSLLAGCLFMQAAIYNVRDFGAKADGKTIDSPAINRAIEAAAQEGGGTVYLPAGEYACYSIRLKSNIHLYLEQGARIIAAFPGKDEGYDSAEPNEHNKYQDFGHSHWKNSLIWGIGLENITISGPGLIYGKGLTREESRLPGVGNKAISLKDCRNVTLKDFSMLHCGHFALLATGVEHLTLLNLKVDTNRDGFDIDCCRNVRISQCTVNSPWDDAIVLKASYALGRFKDTENVTISDCYVSGFDKGSVLDGSWQLDEPQAPDHGYRTGRIKLGTESSGGFRNIVLTNCIFEHCRGLALETVDGGHLEDIVISNITMRNIVNAPIFLRLGARMRSPEGTPIGTMKRILISDINVWNADSRYSSIISGVPGASIEDVTFRNIHIYYKGGYSEEDGKRTPPEQEKVYPEPWMFGTIPAKGFYIRHAKNITFDGVRFHFAQPDGRPLFVTDDAENIEYYHTPQE; encoded by the coding sequence ATGAAAAGAATATATCTACTACTCAGCCTACTGGCCGGTTGCCTGTTTATGCAGGCAGCAATCTATAACGTCAGAGATTTCGGAGCAAAAGCAGACGGAAAGACGATTGATTCTCCCGCCATCAACCGTGCCATCGAAGCTGCCGCACAAGAAGGTGGAGGTACCGTATACCTGCCTGCCGGAGAATATGCCTGTTATTCCATCCGGCTGAAAAGTAACATCCATCTCTATCTGGAACAAGGCGCACGCATCATCGCCGCCTTTCCGGGAAAGGACGAAGGATACGACTCGGCGGAACCTAATGAGCATAATAAATACCAGGACTTCGGGCACAGCCACTGGAAGAACTCCCTGATCTGGGGAATCGGTCTGGAAAACATCACCATCAGCGGTCCGGGACTGATCTACGGCAAAGGACTGACCCGCGAAGAAAGCCGCCTGCCGGGTGTAGGCAACAAAGCGATCAGCCTCAAGGATTGCCGGAACGTCACGTTGAAAGACTTCTCCATGCTCCATTGCGGACACTTCGCCCTGCTTGCCACCGGTGTAGAGCACCTCACCCTGCTTAATCTGAAAGTAGATACCAACCGTGACGGATTCGACATTGACTGCTGCCGCAACGTACGCATCAGCCAATGCACGGTCAACTCCCCGTGGGATGACGCCATCGTTCTGAAAGCCTCCTATGCGCTGGGACGTTTCAAAGATACAGAGAACGTTACCATCAGCGACTGCTACGTCAGCGGCTTCGACAAGGGAAGCGTACTGGACGGCAGCTGGCAACTCGACGAACCACAGGCCCCCGACCATGGATACCGTACCGGACGCATCAAGCTCGGAACGGAAAGCAGCGGAGGCTTCCGCAACATCGTCCTCACCAACTGTATCTTCGAACATTGTCGGGGACTGGCGCTCGAAACCGTAGACGGCGGCCATCTGGAAGACATCGTTATCAGCAATATCACCATGAGGAATATCGTCAACGCTCCTATCTTCCTTCGCCTGGGTGCGCGCATGCGCAGTCCGGAAGGGACACCCATAGGCACCATGAAGCGTATTCTGATCAGCGACATCAATGTGTGGAACGCCGACAGCCGGTATTCTTCCATTATCAGCGGCGTGCCCGGTGCATCTATCGAAGATGTTACTTTCCGCAACATTCATATATATTATAAAGGTGGATACAGCGAAGAAGACGGCAAGCGCACTCCACCCGAACAGGAGAAAGTATATCCCGAACCCTGGATGTTCGGTACGATTCCCGCCAAAGGATTTTATATCCGCCACGCAAAGAACATAACTTTCGACGGTGTCCGTTTCCACTTTGCACAGCCGGACGGACGTCCGCTCTTTGTGACCGACGACGCAGAAAACATTGAATACTATCATACACCCCAAGAATAA
- a CDS encoding DUF4450 domain-containing protein: MLKQLLTVVLLAICLINVQAQQLTPPAGTFRLGISKGTDSHWLAPQEKVKGIAFRWKALPDTRGFILEVAVTSLQQADTLFWSFGNCQPDMDINVFSVEGQAFTCYYGESMKLRTLQAVTPTDDIRLSNGRQDKTPLLLYESGKRTDRPVLAGRCPLAANSKLYFCFYEQNARADYNYFMLPDLFAKIDESKHSKK; this comes from the coding sequence ATGTTAAAACAACTACTGACCGTCGTACTGCTGGCAATCTGCCTCATTAACGTACAGGCGCAGCAACTGACTCCTCCCGCCGGAACTTTCCGTCTGGGTATATCGAAAGGAACCGACAGTCATTGGCTGGCTCCTCAGGAAAAAGTGAAAGGAATCGCTTTCCGGTGGAAAGCCCTGCCGGATACCCGCGGCTTTATTCTCGAAGTAGCGGTCACCTCCTTGCAGCAGGCCGATACCTTATTCTGGAGCTTCGGAAACTGTCAGCCGGACATGGATATAAACGTGTTCAGTGTAGAAGGGCAAGCCTTCACCTGTTATTATGGTGAAAGTATGAAACTCCGCACCTTGCAGGCGGTCACTCCCACTGACGATATCCGTTTGAGTAACGGCCGTCAGGACAAGACTCCCCTCTTGCTTTATGAATCGGGGAAACGAACAGACCGTCCTGTCCTCGCAGGGCGCTGCCCGCTCGCAGCAAACAGTAAACTTTATTTCTGTTTCTACGAGCAAAATGCACGAGCAGATTATAATTATTTTATGTTGCCGGATCTTTTTGCAAAGATTGATGAATCTAAACATAGTAAAAAATGA
- a CDS encoding rhamnogalacturonan acetylesterase: MKTTFLGLLLLTATAISAQEQARTFQLADAPRYSEETGYGYDLAPTPEKGSKAPFFFSVRVPDGNYKVTVRLGSKKQAGVTTVRGESRRLFVDNLPTRKGQFTEETFIINKRNPRISDKESVRIKPREKTKLNWDDKLTLEFNGDAPLCQSISIEPADPSVITVFLCGNSTVVDQDNEPWASWGQMIPHFFGTDVCIANYAESGESANTFIGAKRLAKALSQIKKGDYLFMEFGHNDQKQKGPGKGAYYSFMTSLKTFIDEARARGAHPVLVTPTQRRSFDANGHIRDTHEDYPEAMRWLAAKENVPLIDLNEMTRTLYEALGPDTSKRAFVHYPAGTYPGQTRNFADNTHFNPYGAYQIAQCVIEGMKKAVPELAKHLKIDPAYNPAHPDDVNTFHWNDSPFTEIEKPDGN, translated from the coding sequence ATGAAAACAACATTTCTCGGACTTCTGCTCCTGACAGCAACAGCTATCAGCGCTCAGGAACAAGCCCGCACATTCCAACTGGCAGACGCCCCCCGCTACAGCGAGGAAACAGGATACGGATATGACCTTGCACCCACTCCCGAAAAAGGGAGCAAAGCACCTTTCTTCTTTTCTGTCCGTGTGCCGGACGGTAACTACAAAGTAACCGTACGCCTCGGAAGCAAGAAGCAGGCAGGTGTAACTACCGTACGAGGCGAATCACGCCGTCTCTTTGTCGATAATCTGCCCACCAGAAAAGGGCAGTTCACAGAGGAGACATTTATCATCAACAAACGGAATCCACGCATATCCGACAAAGAATCGGTACGCATCAAACCCCGTGAAAAGACGAAACTGAACTGGGACGACAAACTGACACTGGAATTCAACGGTGACGCTCCCCTATGTCAGAGCATCAGTATCGAGCCTGCCGACCCGTCTGTAATTACCGTATTCCTGTGCGGCAACAGTACGGTAGTCGATCAGGACAACGAGCCTTGGGCCAGCTGGGGACAAATGATTCCTCACTTCTTCGGCACCGATGTCTGTATCGCCAATTATGCCGAATCCGGCGAATCGGCAAATACCTTTATCGGAGCCAAACGACTGGCGAAGGCTTTAAGCCAGATCAAAAAAGGAGACTATCTCTTTATGGAGTTCGGTCACAACGACCAAAAGCAGAAAGGGCCGGGCAAAGGAGCTTACTACTCCTTCATGACCAGTCTGAAAACATTCATTGACGAAGCGCGTGCACGCGGAGCGCATCCGGTGCTTGTCACTCCTACCCAACGTCGTAGTTTCGACGCCAACGGACATATCCGCGACACACACGAAGACTATCCGGAAGCGATGCGCTGGCTGGCAGCCAAAGAGAATGTTCCCCTGATCGATCTCAATGAAATGACACGTACCCTGTACGAGGCGCTGGGACCGGACACTTCCAAACGTGCTTTCGTCCACTATCCGGCAGGAACGTATCCGGGACAGACCAGGAATTTTGCAGATAATACGCACTTTAATCCTTACGGTGCCTATCAGATCGCCCAATGCGTCATCGAAGGGATGAAGAAAGCCGTTCCCGAACTGGCGAAGCATCTGAAAATAGACCCGGCATACAATCCCGCACATCCGGACGATGTGAATACTTTCCACTGGAACGATTCACCGTTCACGGAAATAGAGAAACCGGATGGAAATTAA